Proteins encoded by one window of Drosophila melanogaster chromosome X:
- the ewg gene encoding erect wing, isoform K (non-AUG (CUG) translation initiation) encodes MATTSYRLVVAPAGSQRSSTGNVVVTTTSSGSHSSNGANGGTGGTSAGSSTLGSGLNVTTITATSGGQLQSAGNTSQSNGTTYKIEMLEEDIQSLGSDDDDEDLISSDGSLYEGDLGSMPVNDDVAHQLAAAGPVGVAAAAAIASSKKRKRPHCFETNPSVRKRQQNRLLRKLRAIIYEFTGRVGKQAVVLVATPGKPNTSYKVFGAKPLEDVLRNLKNIVMDELDNALAQQAPPPPQDDPSLFELPGLVIDGIPTPVEKMTQAQLRAFIPLMLKYSTGRGKPGWGRESTRPPWWPKELPWANVRMDARSEDDKQKVGGISWTHALRKIVINCYKYHGREDLLPTFADDEDKVNALISQSGDEDEDMELSNPPTIHTVTTMTPPTGNSNQPQQVNVVKINSAGTVITTHTAQSNTPAPTIIQSTNNQHVTTTATLPASTKIEICQAPAQNQQHHQHHQTHLPNAVHIQPVAGGQPQTIQLTTASGTATATAVQTTAAAVSAAQAHAHSQSQAHSQSSANQTVTAQQIANAQVCIEPITLSDVDYTTQTVLSQNADGTVSLIQVDPNNPIITLPDGTTAQVQGVATLHQGEGGATIQTVQSLTDVNGHENMTVDLTETQDGQIYITTEDGQGYPVSVSNVISVPVSMYQSVMANVQQIQTNSDGTVCLAPMQVDTSINRSTSTAASSSSSLGNGGVQCYSLISAGSSVLSRRSGGVIGHQVTPGERYYLATTTSSSLGLNNNNNCTLANNNNSVKMPIVLATPSIPQVANKRSTGKRSTGVSGGDDVMVQKRGRPNSSSRSKSQLNANENAHSSGTSSSIRCVDSASLTNVQLQLPAIKLEHLG; translated from the exons CTGGCCACCACAAGCTATCGGCTAGTCGTGGCGCCGGCGGGCAGCCAAAGGAGTTCGACTGGAAATGTGGTTGtcaccaccacctcctcgGGTAGTCACTCCTCGAATGGGGCTAACGGAGGTACAGGAGGAACTTCTGCCGGGAGCAGCACTTTGGGAAGCGGCCTCAACGTGACTACAATAACAGCAACCAGCGGCGGCCAGCTGCAAAGTGCCGGCAACACTTCCCAGAGCAACGGAACCACCTACAAGATCGAAATGCTGGAAGAGGATATCCAGAGCTTGGGCtccgacgatgacgacgaggatCTAATCAGCAGTGATGGCAGTTTATACGAGGGAGATCTGGGTTCCATGCCAGTGAATGATGATGTGGCCCACCAACTAGCGGCCGCAGGACCAGTAGGCgtggcagcagcggcagcaataGCGAGTTCtaaaaagcgaaagagacCCCATTGTTTCGAAACGAATCCCTCGGTTagaaaaaggcaacaaaatcGATTGTTGCGCAAGCTGAGAGCTATTATCTATGAGTTTACGGGCAGAGTGGGCAAACAAGCGGTAGTTTTGGTGGCAACACCGGGTAAACCCAACACAAGCTATAAGGTTTTTGGAGCCAAACCCCTGGAAGATGTGTTGCGCAACCTAAAAAACATTGTAATGGATGAACTGGACAATGCACTGGCCCAGCAAGCTCCCCCTCCGCCCCAAGATGATCCATCGCTCTTCGAACTTCCTGGCTTGGTAATCGATGGTATTCCCACTCCCGTAGAAAAGATGACCCAAGCGCAGCTAAGAGCCTTTATTCCGCTGATGCTCAAGTATTCTACGGGACGAGGGAAGCCAGGATGGGGCAGGGAGTCTACCAGACCGCCCTGGTGGCCAAAGGAGCTACCCTGGGCCAATGTGAGGATGGATGCCCGTTCAGAGGATGACAAACAGAAGGTGGGTGGG ATCAGCTGGACACATGCTCTACGCAAGATTGTGATCAACTGCTACAAGTACCATGGAAGGGAGGATCTGCTGCCCACCTTTGCCGATGACGAGGATAAGGTTAACGCGTTGATTTCGCAATCGGGCGACGAAGACGAGGACATGGAGCTTTCAAATCCTCCTACCATCCACACGGTGACGACAATGACGCCGCCGACGGGCAACAGCAAT CAACCGCAGCAGGTGAATGTTGTGAAAATCAATAGTGCTGGAACAGTGATCACCACCCACACGGCCCAAAGCAACACTCCTGCTCCGACAATCATCCAGAGTACCAATAACCAGCATGTGACCACGACGGCTACGCTGCCCGCCTCTACAAAGATTGAGATTTGCCAGGCGCCGGCTCAGAATCAGCAGCACCATCAGCACCACCAGACGCACTTGCCCAACGCTGTTCATATTCAGCCAGTGGCCGGAGGACAGCCGCAAACAATCCAGTTGACCACTGCCAGTGGAACGGCGACCGCCACAGCGGTTCAGACGACAGCCGCCGCCGTAAGTGCGGCACAGGCTCACGCGCATTCGCAGTCCCAGGCTCACTCCCAGTCGAGTGCTAACCAGACGGTCACTGCCCAGCAGATCGCCAATGCTCAAGTCTGCATCGAGCCAATTACGCTCAGCGATGTTGAT TACACCACGCAAACGGTCCTCTCACAGAACGCCGATGGTACCGTATCGCTAATCCAGGTAGACCCAAATAATCCAATTATCACACTGCCGGATGGTACAACTGCCCAGGTTCAAGGTGTTGCCACG CTCCACCAAGGTGAAGGCGGTGCTACCATTCAAACCGTTCAGAGTCTCACTGATGTAAATGGTCATGAGAACATGACCGTAGATCTCACCGAGACACAGGATGggcaaatatatattacaacGGAGGATGGCCAAG GATATCCCGTTTCGGTGAGCAATGTGATCTCAGTTCCCGTCTCTATGTACCAGTCGGTAATGGCCAACGTGCAGCAGATCCAGACGAACAGCGATGGAACAGTGTGCCTCGCGCCGATGCAGGTAGATACAAGTATCAATCGCTCCACCAGTACCGCCGCCAGTTCCTCATCCTCTTTGGGAAATGGCGGCGTTCAGTGCTATTCGCTGATCTCAGCGGGATCGTCAGTCCTAAGCCGGCGCAGTGGTGGGGTGATTGGGCATCAGGTCACTCCTGGCGAACGTTACTATCTAGCCACAACCACCTCCAGCAGTTTAGGgctcaacaacaacaataattgCACCCTagcaaataacaataatagtgTAAAGATGCCCATAGTCTTGGCCACTCCCAGCATTCCGCAGGTGGCCAACAAGAGATCCACCGGGAAAAGGTCCACCGGGGTTAGTGGGGGAGATGATGTAATGGTTCAGAAGCGTGGGAGACCCAATTCCTCTTCAAGAAGCAAATCCCAGCTAAATGCTAATGAAAATGCCCACTCCTCCGGTACTTCCTCTTCCATCCGTTGTGTGGACAGTGCCAGTTTAACCAACGTGCAGCTTCAACTGCCGGCCATTAAACTGGAGCACTTGGGGTAG
- the ewg gene encoding erect wing, isoform B (non-AUG (CUG) translation initiation) has translation MATTSYRLVVAPAGSQRSSTGNVVVTTTSSGSHSSNGANGGTGGTSAGSSTLGSGLNVTTITATSGGQLQSAGNTSQSNGTTYKIEMLEEDIQSLGSDDDDEDLISSDGSLYEGDLGSMPVNDDVAHQLAAAGPVGVAAAAAIASSKKRKRPHCFETNPSVRKRQQNRLLRKLRAIIYEFTGRVGKQAVVLVATPGKPNTSYKVFGAKPLEDVLRNLKNIVMDELDNALAQQAPPPPQDDPSLFELPGLVIDGIPTPVEKMTQAQLRAFIPLMLKYSTGRGKPGWGRESTRPPWWPKELPWANVRMDARSEDDKQKISWTHALRKIVINCYKYHGREDLLPTFADDEDKVNALISQSGDEDEDMELSNPPTIHTVTTMTPPTGNSNQPQQVNVVKINSAGTVITTHTAQSNTPAPTIIQSTNNQHVTTTATLPASTKIEICQAPAQNQQHHQHHQTHLPNAVHIQPVAGGQPQTIQLTTASGTATATAVQTTAAAVSAAQAHAHSQSQAHSQSSANQTVTAQQIANAQVCIEPITLSDVDYTTQTVLSQNADGTVSLIQVDPNNPIITLPDGTTAQVQGVATLHQGEGGATIQTVQSLTDVNGHENMTVDLTETQDGQIYITTEDGQGYPVSVSNVISVPVSMYQSVMANVQQIQTNSDGTVCLAPMQVDTSINRSTSTAASSSSSLGNGGVQCYSLISAGSSVLSRRSGGVIGHQVTPGERYYLATTTSSSLGLNNNNNCTLANNNNSVKMPIVLATPSIPQVANKRSTGKRSTGVSGGDDVMVQKRGRPNSSSRSKSQLNANENAHSSGTSSSIRCVDSASLTNVQLQLPAIKLEHLG, from the exons CTGGCCACCACAAGCTATCGGCTAGTCGTGGCGCCGGCGGGCAGCCAAAGGAGTTCGACTGGAAATGTGGTTGtcaccaccacctcctcgGGTAGTCACTCCTCGAATGGGGCTAACGGAGGTACAGGAGGAACTTCTGCCGGGAGCAGCACTTTGGGAAGCGGCCTCAACGTGACTACAATAACAGCAACCAGCGGCGGCCAGCTGCAAAGTGCCGGCAACACTTCCCAGAGCAACGGAACCACCTACAAGATCGAAATGCTGGAAGAGGATATCCAGAGCTTGGGCtccgacgatgacgacgaggatCTAATCAGCAGTGATGGCAGTTTATACGAGGGAGATCTGGGTTCCATGCCAGTGAATGATGATGTGGCCCACCAACTAGCGGCCGCAGGACCAGTAGGCgtggcagcagcggcagcaataGCGAGTTCtaaaaagcgaaagagacCCCATTGTTTCGAAACGAATCCCTCGGTTagaaaaaggcaacaaaatcGATTGTTGCGCAAGCTGAGAGCTATTATCTATGAGTTTACGGGCAGAGTGGGCAAACAAGCGGTAGTTTTGGTGGCAACACCGGGTAAACCCAACACAAGCTATAAGGTTTTTGGAGCCAAACCCCTGGAAGATGTGTTGCGCAACCTAAAAAACATTGTAATGGATGAACTGGACAATGCACTGGCCCAGCAAGCTCCCCCTCCGCCCCAAGATGATCCATCGCTCTTCGAACTTCCTGGCTTGGTAATCGATGGTATTCCCACTCCCGTAGAAAAGATGACCCAAGCGCAGCTAAGAGCCTTTATTCCGCTGATGCTCAAGTATTCTACGGGACGAGGGAAGCCAGGATGGGGCAGGGAGTCTACCAGACCGCCCTGGTGGCCAAAGGAGCTACCCTGGGCCAATGTGAGGATGGATGCCCGTTCAGAGGATGACAAACAGAAG ATCAGCTGGACACATGCTCTACGCAAGATTGTGATCAACTGCTACAAGTACCATGGAAGGGAGGATCTGCTGCCCACCTTTGCCGATGACGAGGATAAGGTTAACGCGTTGATTTCGCAATCGGGCGACGAAGACGAGGACATGGAGCTTTCAAATCCTCCTACCATCCACACGGTGACGACAATGACGCCGCCGACGGGCAACAGCAAT CAACCGCAGCAGGTGAATGTTGTGAAAATCAATAGTGCTGGAACAGTGATCACCACCCACACGGCCCAAAGCAACACTCCTGCTCCGACAATCATCCAGAGTACCAATAACCAGCATGTGACCACGACGGCTACGCTGCCCGCCTCTACAAAGATTGAGATTTGCCAGGCGCCGGCTCAGAATCAGCAGCACCATCAGCACCACCAGACGCACTTGCCCAACGCTGTTCATATTCAGCCAGTGGCCGGAGGACAGCCGCAAACAATCCAGTTGACCACTGCCAGTGGAACGGCGACCGCCACAGCGGTTCAGACGACAGCCGCCGCCGTAAGTGCGGCACAGGCTCACGCGCATTCGCAGTCCCAGGCTCACTCCCAGTCGAGTGCTAACCAGACGGTCACTGCCCAGCAGATCGCCAATGCTCAAGTCTGCATCGAGCCAATTACGCTCAGCGATGTTGAT TACACCACGCAAACGGTCCTCTCACAGAACGCCGATGGTACCGTATCGCTAATCCAGGTAGACCCAAATAATCCAATTATCACACTGCCGGATGGTACAACTGCCCAGGTTCAAGGTGTTGCCACG CTCCACCAAGGTGAAGGCGGTGCTACCATTCAAACCGTTCAGAGTCTCACTGATGTAAATGGTCATGAGAACATGACCGTAGATCTCACCGAGACACAGGATGggcaaatatatattacaacGGAGGATGGCCAAG GATATCCCGTTTCGGTGAGCAATGTGATCTCAGTTCCCGTCTCTATGTACCAGTCGGTAATGGCCAACGTGCAGCAGATCCAGACGAACAGCGATGGAACAGTGTGCCTCGCGCCGATGCAGGTAGATACAAGTATCAATCGCTCCACCAGTACCGCCGCCAGTTCCTCATCCTCTTTGGGAAATGGCGGCGTTCAGTGCTATTCGCTGATCTCAGCGGGATCGTCAGTCCTAAGCCGGCGCAGTGGTGGGGTGATTGGGCATCAGGTCACTCCTGGCGAACGTTACTATCTAGCCACAACCACCTCCAGCAGTTTAGGgctcaacaacaacaataattgCACCCTagcaaataacaataatagtgTAAAGATGCCCATAGTCTTGGCCACTCCCAGCATTCCGCAGGTGGCCAACAAGAGATCCACCGGGAAAAGGTCCACCGGGGTTAGTGGGGGAGATGATGTAATGGTTCAGAAGCGTGGGAGACCCAATTCCTCTTCAAGAAGCAAATCCCAGCTAAATGCTAATGAAAATGCCCACTCCTCCGGTACTTCCTCTTCCATCCGTTGTGTGGACAGTGCCAGTTTAACCAACGTGCAGCTTCAACTGCCGGCCATTAAACTGGAGCACTTGGGGTAG
- the ewg gene encoding erect wing, isoform L (non-AUG (CUG) translation initiation): MATTSYRLVVAPAGSQRSSTGNVVVTTTSSGSHSSNGANGGTGGTSAGSSTLGSGLNVTTITATSGGQLQSAGNTSQSNGTTYKIEMLEEDIQSLGSDDDDEDLISSDGSLYEGDLGSMPVNDDVAHQLAAAGPVGVAAAAAIASSKKRKRPHCFETNPSVRKRQQNRLLRKLRAIIYEFTGRVGKQAVVLVATPGKPNTSYKVFGAKPLEDVLRNLKNIVMDELDNALAQQAPPPPQDDPSLFELPGLVIDGIPTPVEKMTQAQLRAFIPLMLKYSTGRGKPGWGRESTRPPWWPKELPWANVRMDARSEDDKQKISWTHALRKIVINCYKYHGREDLLPTFADDEDKVNALISQSGDEDEDMELSNPPTIHTVTTMTPPTGNSNQPQQVNVVKINSAGTVITTHTAQSNTPAPTIIQSTNNQHVTTTATLPASTKIEICQAPAQNQQHHQHHQTHLPNAVHIQPVAGGQPQTIQLTTASGTATATAVQTTAAAVSAAQAHAHSQSQAHSQSSANQTVTAQQIANAQYTTQTVLSQNADGTVSLIQVDPNNPIITLPDGTTAQVQGVATLHQGEGGATIQTVQSLTDVNGHENMTVDLTETQDGQIYITTEDGQGYPVSVSNVISVPVSMYQSVMANVQQIQTNSDGTVCLAPMQVDTSINRSTSTAASSSSSLGNGGVQCYSLISAGSSVLSRRSGGVIGHQVTPGERYYLATTTSSSLGLNNNNNCTLANNNNSVKMPIVLATPSIPQVANKRSTGKRSTGVSGGDDVMVQKRGRPNSSSRSKSQLNANENAHSSGTSSSIRCVDSASLTNVQLQLPAIKLEHLG, translated from the exons CTGGCCACCACAAGCTATCGGCTAGTCGTGGCGCCGGCGGGCAGCCAAAGGAGTTCGACTGGAAATGTGGTTGtcaccaccacctcctcgGGTAGTCACTCCTCGAATGGGGCTAACGGAGGTACAGGAGGAACTTCTGCCGGGAGCAGCACTTTGGGAAGCGGCCTCAACGTGACTACAATAACAGCAACCAGCGGCGGCCAGCTGCAAAGTGCCGGCAACACTTCCCAGAGCAACGGAACCACCTACAAGATCGAAATGCTGGAAGAGGATATCCAGAGCTTGGGCtccgacgatgacgacgaggatCTAATCAGCAGTGATGGCAGTTTATACGAGGGAGATCTGGGTTCCATGCCAGTGAATGATGATGTGGCCCACCAACTAGCGGCCGCAGGACCAGTAGGCgtggcagcagcggcagcaataGCGAGTTCtaaaaagcgaaagagacCCCATTGTTTCGAAACGAATCCCTCGGTTagaaaaaggcaacaaaatcGATTGTTGCGCAAGCTGAGAGCTATTATCTATGAGTTTACGGGCAGAGTGGGCAAACAAGCGGTAGTTTTGGTGGCAACACCGGGTAAACCCAACACAAGCTATAAGGTTTTTGGAGCCAAACCCCTGGAAGATGTGTTGCGCAACCTAAAAAACATTGTAATGGATGAACTGGACAATGCACTGGCCCAGCAAGCTCCCCCTCCGCCCCAAGATGATCCATCGCTCTTCGAACTTCCTGGCTTGGTAATCGATGGTATTCCCACTCCCGTAGAAAAGATGACCCAAGCGCAGCTAAGAGCCTTTATTCCGCTGATGCTCAAGTATTCTACGGGACGAGGGAAGCCAGGATGGGGCAGGGAGTCTACCAGACCGCCCTGGTGGCCAAAGGAGCTACCCTGGGCCAATGTGAGGATGGATGCCCGTTCAGAGGATGACAAACAGAAG ATCAGCTGGACACATGCTCTACGCAAGATTGTGATCAACTGCTACAAGTACCATGGAAGGGAGGATCTGCTGCCCACCTTTGCCGATGACGAGGATAAGGTTAACGCGTTGATTTCGCAATCGGGCGACGAAGACGAGGACATGGAGCTTTCAAATCCTCCTACCATCCACACGGTGACGACAATGACGCCGCCGACGGGCAACAGCAAT CAACCGCAGCAGGTGAATGTTGTGAAAATCAATAGTGCTGGAACAGTGATCACCACCCACACGGCCCAAAGCAACACTCCTGCTCCGACAATCATCCAGAGTACCAATAACCAGCATGTGACCACGACGGCTACGCTGCCCGCCTCTACAAAGATTGAGATTTGCCAGGCGCCGGCTCAGAATCAGCAGCACCATCAGCACCACCAGACGCACTTGCCCAACGCTGTTCATATTCAGCCAGTGGCCGGAGGACAGCCGCAAACAATCCAGTTGACCACTGCCAGTGGAACGGCGACCGCCACAGCGGTTCAGACGACAGCCGCCGCCGTAAGTGCGGCACAGGCTCACGCGCATTCGCAGTCCCAGGCTCACTCCCAGTCGAGTGCTAACCAGACGGTCACTGCCCAGCAGATCGCCAATGCTCAA TACACCACGCAAACGGTCCTCTCACAGAACGCCGATGGTACCGTATCGCTAATCCAGGTAGACCCAAATAATCCAATTATCACACTGCCGGATGGTACAACTGCCCAGGTTCAAGGTGTTGCCACG CTCCACCAAGGTGAAGGCGGTGCTACCATTCAAACCGTTCAGAGTCTCACTGATGTAAATGGTCATGAGAACATGACCGTAGATCTCACCGAGACACAGGATGggcaaatatatattacaacGGAGGATGGCCAAG GATATCCCGTTTCGGTGAGCAATGTGATCTCAGTTCCCGTCTCTATGTACCAGTCGGTAATGGCCAACGTGCAGCAGATCCAGACGAACAGCGATGGAACAGTGTGCCTCGCGCCGATGCAGGTAGATACAAGTATCAATCGCTCCACCAGTACCGCCGCCAGTTCCTCATCCTCTTTGGGAAATGGCGGCGTTCAGTGCTATTCGCTGATCTCAGCGGGATCGTCAGTCCTAAGCCGGCGCAGTGGTGGGGTGATTGGGCATCAGGTCACTCCTGGCGAACGTTACTATCTAGCCACAACCACCTCCAGCAGTTTAGGgctcaacaacaacaataattgCACCCTagcaaataacaataatagtgTAAAGATGCCCATAGTCTTGGCCACTCCCAGCATTCCGCAGGTGGCCAACAAGAGATCCACCGGGAAAAGGTCCACCGGGGTTAGTGGGGGAGATGATGTAATGGTTCAGAAGCGTGGGAGACCCAATTCCTCTTCAAGAAGCAAATCCCAGCTAAATGCTAATGAAAATGCCCACTCCTCCGGTACTTCCTCTTCCATCCGTTGTGTGGACAGTGCCAGTTTAACCAACGTGCAGCTTCAACTGCCGGCCATTAAACTGGAGCACTTGGGGTAG
- the ewg gene encoding erect wing, isoform M (non-AUG (CUG) translation initiation) — translation MATTSYRLVVAPAGSQRSSTGNVVVTTTSSGSHSSNGANGGTGGTSAGSSTLGSGLNVTTITATSGGQLQSAGNTSQSNGTTYKIEMLEEDIQSLGSDDDDEDLISSDGSLYEGDLGSMPVNDDVAHQLAAAGPVGVAAAAAIASSKKRKRPHCFETNPSVRKRQQNRLLRKLRAIIYEFTGRVGKQAVVLVATPGKPNTSYKVFGAKPLEDVLRNLKNIVMDELDNALAQQAPPPPQDDPSLFELPGLVIDGIPTPVEKMTQAQLRAFIPLMLKYSTGRGKPGWGRESTRPPWWPKELPWANVRMDARSEDDKQKISWTHALRKIVINCYKYHGREDLLPTFADDEDKVNALISQSGDEDEDMELSNPPTIHTVTTMTPPTGNSNQPQQVNVVKINSAGTVITTHTAQSNTPAPTIIQSTNNQHVTTTATLPASTKIEICQAPAQNQQHHQHHQTHLPNAVHIQPVAGGQPQTIQLTTASGTATATAVQTTAAAYTTQTVLSQNADGTVSLIQVDPNNPIITLPDGTTAQVQGVATLHQGEGGATIQTVQSLTDVNGHENMTVDLTETQDGQIYITTEDGQGYPVSVSNVISVPVSMYQSVMANVQQIQTNSDGTVCLAPMQVDTSINRSTSTAASSSSSLGNGGVQCYSLISAGSSVLSRRSGGVIGHQVTPGERYYLATTTSSSLGLNNNNNCTLANNNNSVKMPIVLATPSIPQVANKRSTGKRSTGVSGGDDVMVQKRGRPNSSSRSKSQLNANENAHSSGTSSSIRCVDSASLTNVQLQLPAIKLEHLG, via the exons CTGGCCACCACAAGCTATCGGCTAGTCGTGGCGCCGGCGGGCAGCCAAAGGAGTTCGACTGGAAATGTGGTTGtcaccaccacctcctcgGGTAGTCACTCCTCGAATGGGGCTAACGGAGGTACAGGAGGAACTTCTGCCGGGAGCAGCACTTTGGGAAGCGGCCTCAACGTGACTACAATAACAGCAACCAGCGGCGGCCAGCTGCAAAGTGCCGGCAACACTTCCCAGAGCAACGGAACCACCTACAAGATCGAAATGCTGGAAGAGGATATCCAGAGCTTGGGCtccgacgatgacgacgaggatCTAATCAGCAGTGATGGCAGTTTATACGAGGGAGATCTGGGTTCCATGCCAGTGAATGATGATGTGGCCCACCAACTAGCGGCCGCAGGACCAGTAGGCgtggcagcagcggcagcaataGCGAGTTCtaaaaagcgaaagagacCCCATTGTTTCGAAACGAATCCCTCGGTTagaaaaaggcaacaaaatcGATTGTTGCGCAAGCTGAGAGCTATTATCTATGAGTTTACGGGCAGAGTGGGCAAACAAGCGGTAGTTTTGGTGGCAACACCGGGTAAACCCAACACAAGCTATAAGGTTTTTGGAGCCAAACCCCTGGAAGATGTGTTGCGCAACCTAAAAAACATTGTAATGGATGAACTGGACAATGCACTGGCCCAGCAAGCTCCCCCTCCGCCCCAAGATGATCCATCGCTCTTCGAACTTCCTGGCTTGGTAATCGATGGTATTCCCACTCCCGTAGAAAAGATGACCCAAGCGCAGCTAAGAGCCTTTATTCCGCTGATGCTCAAGTATTCTACGGGACGAGGGAAGCCAGGATGGGGCAGGGAGTCTACCAGACCGCCCTGGTGGCCAAAGGAGCTACCCTGGGCCAATGTGAGGATGGATGCCCGTTCAGAGGATGACAAACAGAAG ATCAGCTGGACACATGCTCTACGCAAGATTGTGATCAACTGCTACAAGTACCATGGAAGGGAGGATCTGCTGCCCACCTTTGCCGATGACGAGGATAAGGTTAACGCGTTGATTTCGCAATCGGGCGACGAAGACGAGGACATGGAGCTTTCAAATCCTCCTACCATCCACACGGTGACGACAATGACGCCGCCGACGGGCAACAGCAAT CAACCGCAGCAGGTGAATGTTGTGAAAATCAATAGTGCTGGAACAGTGATCACCACCCACACGGCCCAAAGCAACACTCCTGCTCCGACAATCATCCAGAGTACCAATAACCAGCATGTGACCACGACGGCTACGCTGCCCGCCTCTACAAAGATTGAGATTTGCCAGGCGCCGGCTCAGAATCAGCAGCACCATCAGCACCACCAGACGCACTTGCCCAACGCTGTTCATATTCAGCCAGTGGCCGGAGGACAGCCGCAAACAATCCAGTTGACCACTGCCAGTGGAACGGCGACCGCCACAGCGGTTCAGACGACAGCCGCCGCC TACACCACGCAAACGGTCCTCTCACAGAACGCCGATGGTACCGTATCGCTAATCCAGGTAGACCCAAATAATCCAATTATCACACTGCCGGATGGTACAACTGCCCAGGTTCAAGGTGTTGCCACG CTCCACCAAGGTGAAGGCGGTGCTACCATTCAAACCGTTCAGAGTCTCACTGATGTAAATGGTCATGAGAACATGACCGTAGATCTCACCGAGACACAGGATGggcaaatatatattacaacGGAGGATGGCCAAG GATATCCCGTTTCGGTGAGCAATGTGATCTCAGTTCCCGTCTCTATGTACCAGTCGGTAATGGCCAACGTGCAGCAGATCCAGACGAACAGCGATGGAACAGTGTGCCTCGCGCCGATGCAGGTAGATACAAGTATCAATCGCTCCACCAGTACCGCCGCCAGTTCCTCATCCTCTTTGGGAAATGGCGGCGTTCAGTGCTATTCGCTGATCTCAGCGGGATCGTCAGTCCTAAGCCGGCGCAGTGGTGGGGTGATTGGGCATCAGGTCACTCCTGGCGAACGTTACTATCTAGCCACAACCACCTCCAGCAGTTTAGGgctcaacaacaacaataattgCACCCTagcaaataacaataatagtgTAAAGATGCCCATAGTCTTGGCCACTCCCAGCATTCCGCAGGTGGCCAACAAGAGATCCACCGGGAAAAGGTCCACCGGGGTTAGTGGGGGAGATGATGTAATGGTTCAGAAGCGTGGGAGACCCAATTCCTCTTCAAGAAGCAAATCCCAGCTAAATGCTAATGAAAATGCCCACTCCTCCGGTACTTCCTCTTCCATCCGTTGTGTGGACAGTGCCAGTTTAACCAACGTGCAGCTTCAACTGCCGGCCATTAAACTGGAGCACTTGGGGTAG